Genomic window (Streptosporangium brasiliense):
GAGGACATCCGGCGGATCTTCCATGTCGAGAGCCTGCGGTCCTTGGGGCTGTCGCTGCGTGACGTCGGGCGCGCGCTGGATGATCCCGGCTTCACGCCCTCGGAGCTCGTCGACGACCTCATCCGCCAGACGCGAGAACGCATCGCGGCTGAGACGGAGCTGCTCACCCGACTGCGTCGGATCGGCGCCGCGGAACCCGCCGACTGGGAGGACGTCCTCCAGATCGTCGCCCTCCTGCATGCTCTGGGGTCGGAGAGCGCCGGCAAGCGCCAGCGCGCGGCCCTGTCCTCCCTCGAAGAGGTTCCGGTGCCGGTGGAGGCTCTGGTCGAGGCAGTGTTGAGCGAGACGGACCCGAACGTCGCCGGAGCCCTTCGATGGGCTCTGGCGCGATCGGGCGATGACGGATTGGCGCTGCTGGCCGAGGGCCTCGGCTCCCCAGCAGCAGCGGTGCGCAAACGCGCCGTCCAGTCCATCGCCGAGATTCCGAACGGTGAGGCGACCGCGCTGCTGCGGGACGCCCTCACAGACCCCGACATCGTGGTCCGCAGGTATGCGGCTCTGGCACTCGGGGCACGTGGAGTGGCCGACGCGGTCCCGACGCTCATCGACATGGTCATCGAGGGGACGAATGACGTCGATGCCGCCGATGCGCTGAGCGCGCTGGCGAGTCGTCCCGCGTTGGCGGATCAGATCGCCACCAGGCTCGTTGATCACCTCCCCCAGGGCACCGTTGAACCGTCCGCACGTCGACGGCTGACACAGGCGCTCGCGGGTATCCCGGGAACAACAGCGTCACGGGCCCTCGCCGATCTGTCACATGACGAAGACCGTGCCGTTGCGCTTACCGCGACATACATTCTCGGGATACGCGACGCACGATGACGGATCTTCCCTGGGGTGCTGTGTGCCCTGGACAAGGGGCCCGGCGCCGCCGAGATCCGCGCCGCCGCCTCTGCCGCCGAGCGGGTCGAGAGCGCCGAGCGCGCCTACCGACGGCCGTCCGGGATCGCGGCGGCTCGTTTCCAGGCGGCGTCACGCAGCAGACGCAAGCCGTTGAGGCCGACGATGACGGTGGAGCCCTCGTGCCCGGCCACCCCCAGCGGCAGCGGCAGCTCACCGAGCAGGTCCCAGGCCACCAGCACGGCGATGAAGGTGGCGGCGATGACCAGGTTGGCGACCACCAAGCGGCGGGCGCGGCGGGCCAGGGCGAGGACCGCGGGGATGGCGGCCAGGTCGTCGCGGGTGACGACGGCGTCGGCGGCTTGCAGGGTGAGGTCGGCCCCGGAGCCTCCCATCGCGATTCCGGCGTGGGCGCCGGCCAGGGCGGGGGCGTCGTTGACGCCGTCGCCGACCAGGGCCAGCCGGGTGCCGTGCCGCTGCAGTTCGTGGACGGCGCTGGCCTTGTCCTGCGGCAGCAGCCCGGCCCGCACCTCGGTGATCCCGGCCTGGCCGGCGATGCGGGCTGCCGCTCGGGGGTTGTCGCCGGTCAGCAGGACCGGGGCCGTGCCGGTCAGGCTGGTCAGCTGCGCGAGGGCCGCGGGGGCGCCCGCGCGGATGCGGTCGGCCAGGCCGAAGACGGCGACGCTGCGGCCGTCCAGGAGCATCACGACGGCGCTGAGCCCGTCGTCTTCGAGCTGGGCCGCCACGGCGCGGGCACGCTTGAGGTCCTGCTCGGTCTCGGCCGTCCCGGTCTGCTCCAGCAGCCGGGCCGGGCTGCCGAGCTCGACCAGCCGGCCCGCCACCAGGGCGCGGACACCTCGGCCGGGCAGGGCGGCGAAGCCGGTGGCGGCGGGCAGCGGCAGGCCTCTGCGGCGGGCGTCGGCGACGATGGCGCGGCCCAGCGGGTGTTCCGACCCCTGCTCGGCCGCGGCCGCCAGCGCGAGTAGCCGGTCGGCCTCCTGCCCGGCCCCTGTCCCGGCCGTGACATCGGGCTCGGCGTCGGGCTCGCTGCCGGGCTCCCCGCCGAGCCCGACCTTGGACAGGACGCGCAGCTGGGCCAGGTGCGGGCGGCCTTCGGTCAGGGTTCCGGTCTTGTCGAAGGCGACCCGGTCGACGTCGGCCAGCTGTTCCATCACCACGGCGGACTTGACCAGCACGCCGTTGCGGCCGGCGGTGGCGATCGCGGCCAGCAGCGGCGGCATGGTGGCCAGCACCACCGCGCAGGGCGAGGCCACGATCATGAACGTCATCGCCCGCAGCAGGCTGTCCTCCACGGAGGTGCCCCACAGCAGGGGCAGCGTGAACAGGGCGAGGGTGGCGGCGACCATGACGATCGAATAGCGCTGCTCGACCTTCTCGATGAACAGCTGCGTGCGGGCCTTGGTGGCGCCGGCCTGCTCGACCATGGCCACGATCCGGGCGATCACCGTCTCGCCGGCGGGCCGGGTGACCTGGACGCGCAGCGCGCCGGTGCCGTTCAGCGTCCCGGCGAACACCTCATCGCCGCTCTGCTTGTCGGCCGGGAGGCTCTCGCCGGTGATGGAGGCCTGGTCGACGTCGCCGGCCCCGGCCACCACGCGCCCGTCGGCGCCGATGCGCTCGCCCGGCCGTACCACGATGACGTCGCCCACCCGCAGGTCGGCGGCGGCCACGATCTCCTCCTCACCCGCGGCGGTGAGGCGGGCGGCCTGGTCGGGCGCCAGGTCCAGCAGGCCGCGCACCGAATCCTCGGTACGCCTGGTGGCCACCGCCTCCAGCGCGCCAGAGGTGGCGAAGATGACGATCAGCAGCGCGCCGTCGAAGACCTGCCCGATCGCCGCCGCGCCGATCGCGGCGACAACCATGAGCAGATCGACGTCCAGGGTCTTCTCACGCAGGGCCTTCAGCCCGGCCAGGCCCGGCTCCCAGCCGCCGGCGGCGTAACAGGTCAGATACAGCACCCACCAGAGCCAGGCGGGTGCGCCGGCGAGCTGGGCCAGGCCGCCGGTGGCGAACAGCGCGGTGGCCGCCAGGGCCCAGCGCATCTCCGGCAGCGAGCCCGCTCCCGAGCGCCACCAGTGCAGCGGCCTGGGTGGTGGCGCCGGGCGCGCGGCGGCGTCGAACGTGGTCAGATCAGTCGTCACCGAAGCATCTTATATGCGCATTCACGCAGATACGCATATAGTGAGGTTCGAGGTAGGCTTGCCGCATGCACACCTCGCTGCCCGACTTCGACATGCCGAACGAGGAACAGGTGCATCTGGCCGCCGAGTCCTTCCGTCTGCTGTCCGACCCCACCCGCATCAAGATCCTGTGGGCGCTGCTGCAGGGCGAGTCCAACGTCGCCTGCCTGGCCGAGCTCGCCGACGCCGCCCCCACCGCGGTCAGCCAGCACCTGGCCAAACTCCGGCTGGCCGGACTCGTCAAAGGCCGTCGCGAGGGCACGTTCGTGTACTACAGCGCCGCCGATGAGCACGTCCGGCGCCTGCTGTCCGAAGGGCTGTTCCACGCCGACCACCTCGACCGGGCCGGCCACGCTGACGGGGCCGGCCACGCCGAGGCTCGGCTGGACGCGCCGCCGAGCGGACGGGCGGCCGCGCACGCACACCCCGCACGCTGACCCTTCCAGTCCAGCGGCACGCCGTTCACGCGGGCAGGCCTCCGTCGTGGAAGGCCCGCGGCCCGGCGGCGACGTCGGCGCGGGTGAAGGCGTAGCGGCCCAGGAAGTCGATGCGGTCGTAGGCGATCGGCGACGGCCGGGCACGCATCTCGTCGGTGACGGCCCGGCACCCCCGGGGCTACGACGAGAGGCAGAGCAGCCGTTGATCAGGCGGTGGCCTGGCCGTCGGTCGGGCCGCCGTGCAGGATGCGGTGGCCGGTGGACGATTCCCTGTCGGGCCCTCCAACCCCGGTCCGTCGACGCCCCCGATGACGTGTAACCATGGTTGCATGACTGGGCAGGGGGGTCAGCGGGTGCTGCTGTCCTACAAGATCCCGCGGGAGCCGTCGTCGCCGCGGGTCGCGATCTGGCGCAAGCTGGAGCGGCTCGGCGTGGCCCGGCCCTGGCTCCGGCCGATGCCACGCCGTCCGACATGCGCGGCGCGCGGCTGTCCCGCCACGGGCCCGACTGCAGCTTTGAGGCGATCCCGCGCCGCTACGAGCTGACCGATCCGGTGCTGTGGAAACTCGCCCGGATCGTGCACGGAACCGGCCTCGACGACGGGCGTTCCGACGCGCCCGAAGCGCCCGGCCTGGACGTGGTGCTGCGCGGGCTGTCGATGGTGTGCGACGACGAGCGGGGCCTGGAACCGACCGGGCCCGTCTTCGACGGGCTGTATGAGTATTTCCGACGCGCCCTGCCGCAGGGACGGGAGCCGGCATGAGCACCGAGACCCATCACGACGTCATCGCGTTCCGGCAGGCGGTGCGGGTCTGGTTTCTCATCTCGCTGCAGACCTTCGGCGGCCCGGCCGGGCAGATCGCCGTCATGCAGCGCACCCTGGTGGAAGACAGACGCTGGATCGGCCAGCAGCGCTTCAACCACGCCCTCAACTACTGCATGCTGCTGCCCGGCCCCGAAGCCCAGCAGCTGGCCATCTACGTCGGCTGGCTGCTCAACGGCACCCGCGGCGGTCTGGTCGCCGGCATCCTGTTCGTGCTGCCCGGCCTGCTCGCGCTGCTGGCGCTGTCGGCCGTCTACATCCTGTGGCAGGACACCGCTGTGGTGACCGCGCTGTTCGCCGGGATCGCCCCGGCGGTGCTGGCCATCGTCGCCCAGGCCGTCATCCGGGTCGCCAAGCGCTCCCTGACCCATCCGATCTTCGTCGCCGTGGCGGTGGCCGCCTTCGCCGCGCTCGCCCTGCTCGGAGTGCCGTTCCCGATCGTCATCGCCGCGGCCGCCCTCGTCGGCTGGAGCGTGCACAAGCTCGCCCCGCACGCTCTCGCGGCGGGCAACGGACACAGCGGGGACGGCGGGCCGGCGCCGCTGATCCCCGACGACGCCCTGCACCACGCCCAGCCCAGCCTCCGCTCGGCGGCCAAGATCCTGGCCGTCGGGCTGGCCGCCTGGTGGCTGCCGGTGGCCGCGGTCGCGGCGCTCACCGGAACCGACAGCGTGTTCACCACCCAGGGCCTGTTCTTCTCCGGCACCGCGCTGATCACCTTCGGCGGCGCCTACGCCGTGCTCGCCTTCGTCGCCCAGCGCGCGGTGGAGACCTATGCCTGGCTGAGTCCCGGCGAGATGGTCCGCGGCCTCGCCCTGGCCGAGACGACGCCTGGCCCGCTCATCATGGTCGTGCAGTTCGTCGCCTTCCTCGGCGCCTACCGCGACCCCGGCATCCTCCCCCCATGGGCGGCTGCGCTGCTGGGGGCGCTGCTGACCACCTGGGTCACCTTCGTGCCCTGCTTCCTGTTCATCTTCCTCGGCGCCCCCTACGTCGAGCGGCTGCGCCACAATGCCGCGATCAGCGCCGCGCTGACCGGCATCACCGCCGCCGTCGTCGGCGTCATCGCCAACCTCGCCGTCTACTTCGCCGAGCACACCCTGTTCGCCGCCACCCGCACCTGGAGTTGGGGCCCGTTCATCATCCAGCTGCCCGACCTGCCCACGATCAGTCCGATCGCCTCGGCGATCACCCTCGCGGCGCTCGTCATGACCTTCGCGCTGAAGTGGCCGGTGCTGCGCGTCCTCGGCGTCTGCGCCCTGCTCGGCCTCGGCACCGTCCTGCTGGGCGGCCGTCACTGATGCGGGATGTCGATGCCGGCCGCGCGCAGCTCCGCCTCGACCAGCGCGTTCAACCGGGCGATGGACGGCTCCTGGTTCTCTCGGTGGTGGTTGACCAGTCCGTACCGGGCGGCGGCGTCTGACTGGTTCCCGAACCCGGCCGGCACCGCCAGCACCGCACGGTTGGCCAGCAGCCTGTCGGCCAGCGCGGAGGCCAGCTTCTCGATCCGCGGGTCGTCCGGATCCCAGGACCTCGCATCCAAGCCGCGCTTGGTCAGCTCGACGAACTCGGGGTCGTCGAGCGAATGTTCGAGCTGGGTCAGGAAGCTGTCGAAGATCGCCGGAATCAGCGCCCGGGCCAGCACCAGAGCCTCCCGTTGAGTGGCCACGTACTCGGGACCGAAGCCGAGATCGGCGAGTCGGTCCAAGACCGCGCAGGCCCGCTCGGGCAGCAGGACCCGGTCGCCATGGGCGAGCCGGTGCAGCGTGTCGCGGCGCGCGATCAGGTCCTCGATCCGTTCGCCGAGCCGGCGATGGACGTCGTCCAAGGCGGCGGCGAACCGCTCGGGATCGGCGCCGAGCAGGTCACCGATCTCGGCCAGCGGCACGCCGGCCCCAGCCAGGGTCCGGACCTGGACCAGCCGGAGCAGGTCGGCCGACCGGTAACGCCGGTAGCCGGAACCGTCGCGTTCCGGCTCGGCGACCAGGCCGAGCCGGTGATAGTGCCGCACGGTCTTGATCGTGACGCCGACGAACGTCGCAGCCTGACCGATCGTGAGCCCGTCTGCCATCGGCTCAGCGCACCTCCGGACCGTCGGCGGCTGCGGTCTTGCGAACCGCGTCGGTGACGGCACCGAAGTCCTCGCGCGGGATCGAGCCGTGGTCGCCGGCGACCTCCGCGCTCACCTTGAGGTATGGGTTGCGAGCAATCACAGGGGCGAGGGTAGCGCGCATCTGTTGCGGCTGGTCGCGACAGGAATTGACCTTGACCTTGGGTCAGGGTGCAGGCTCATCGCATGGCCGCCTCGAAGGGGCCGAGCCACCAGGGCCGCCGTTGGTTTTCGAGCCGCGCCGGCACCTACTGTCGCGAGATAAGGAATGACCATTCATGATGGGTAAAAGCAGCAGCGGCTTCTCCGAAGCGGGGCTGCGCAGACTGCGTGAGGTGCTGGCACGGCATGTCGAGTCCGGGAAGATCCCCGGGCTGGTCGCCCTGGTCGGCCGGGGCGGTCAGACGCATGTCGAAGCGCTCGGGACGATGCGCCATGACGGTGGCGCGCCGATGCGCCGGGACACCATCTTCCGGATGGCGTCCACGTCCAAGCCGGTCACGATGGCGGCGGCGATGGTCCTGCTCGATGAGTGCCGGCTGCGGCTGGACGACCCGGTGGATCCGTGGCTGCCCGAACTCGCCGACCGCCAGGTGCTGAAGCGGCCCGACGGCCCGCTGGACGACACCGTGCCGGCGCGGCGGCCGATCATCGTACGGGACCTGCTGACCTCCACGTTCGGGCTCGGAGTGGATTTCGCGTTGCTGGACTCCCCGATCAGGGCAGCGACCTTCGAGCGGACCGACTACAGCGTGGCGTCCGGGCCGGCGCCCGACCCGGACGAGTGGATGCGCCGCCTCGGCGAGCTGCCGCTGTCGTACCAGCCCGGAGAACGGTGGCAGTACGACCTCAGCAACGAGGTGGTCGGCGTGCTCGTCGCCAGGGTCACGGGCCGGCCGCTGGAGACGTTCCTGCGCGAACGCGTCCTCGATCCGCTGGGGATGAGGGACACCGCCTTCCACGTGCCCGCCGGCAAGATCGACCGGCTGCCGCCCCTCTACGGACCCGACCCGCAGAGCGGAGAGTTCCACGTGTGGGACGAGGCGGCGGGGGGAAGGGTCAGCCGGCCTCCGGCGTTCCAGGGCGGCGGCGGTGGGCTGGTCTCCACCGTCGACGACTACCACGCCTACTTCCGGATGCTGCTCAATGGCGGGACGCACGGCGGCGAACGGATCCTGTCCAGGCCCGCCGTCGAGCTGATGACCACCAACCGCCTCACGCCCGGGCAACAAGCTGCCCGGGACGCCATGTACAGGAACATCGCCCACATCACGGTCGGCCAGGGGCAGCACGGCGGCTGGGGCTTCGGGATGGCGGTGCGCACCCACCGCGGCGACTACGCCCCCATCGGCCAGTTCGGCTGGGACGGCGGCAGCGGCACCTCGGCCTACGCCGACCCGGACAACCAGCTCACCGGAATCCTGCTCACCCAGGTCGGCATGTCCACCCTGGATTCGCCGCGGCTCATCCACGACTTCTGGGCCACGCTCTACCAGGCCATCGACGACTGACATCGGGCTCGCCCCGATCACCGCGTCCGCGCGCACGGCCGCGACCGGAGCCAGGCCGCCGCCGCGCCCGCTACAGCCGCAGGGCGCTGAGCATGGTCCTGCGGTCCAGGGCATGGTTGAGTGCCTGGCGGACCCAGGGGTCGCGCAGGGCCGGGGTGATCTTGCCGCCGCGGTCGAACAGCAAGAGGCCCTGGAAATCGAAAGGGGGGATCCGCTGGGAATGTCGGGGAGCATACACACGGAACTAACCACGTGGTAGGTTTTGCTGAGCCGGAACTTACCACGTGGTAGGTTCTGCCTCCCCGGAGGCGGGGTGGCGACGCCGTACCGTGGACAACGGCCCTGATCGGGGCGCCCCGAGCCGCACCCCAGGAGAGACGTACGTGAGCGACCAGACCCAGGCCCCAGCCGTGCGGCCGTCGAAGGGCGAGCGCACGCGCGCCCGCATCCTCGACGCCGCGGCAGAGCTGTTCTCCGCCTCCGGATTCCACGCCGTCTCGCTGCGCGACATCGCCACACACGCCGGTCTCACGCACGCGGGGCTGCTCCACCACTTCCCCGGCAAGGAGTCGCTGCTCATCGAGGTGCTGAGCCACCGCGACCGGGAGGACGCCAAGGTGCTGTTCCAGGCCGATCCCGGGACCAGCCCGGAGGACTTCCTGGGGCGGGTGGTGAGCATCGTCCACCGCAACATGCGGACCCCCGGCCTGGTCGGCCTGTACGCCAAGATCTCGACCGAGGCGACCGACCCCGCCCACCCCGCGCACGGTTACTTCGTCGAGCGCTACCGGGTCATGCGCGGCCAGATCGGCGCGGCCTTCGCGGCGCTGGCCGCCCGCACCGACCCCCCGGCCGGCTACGACCCGGACCTAGCCGCCCAGATGCTCCTCGCCGTGATGGACGGGCTGCAGACCCAGTGGCTGCTCGACCCCGGCGCGGTCGACATGCACGCGGCGGTGGTGGCCTTCTTCGCCCGGCTCGACCTGGACCTCAGCGGCGCGCCACCCCACTCCGACCACCGCTCCGGCCCCGCCCCGGAGCCCTCCCCCGCATCCATCCCGAACCCAGGGGCCGCCACATGAACCTCCGTGAACCCAACGACCTCACCCTCGTCGAGAAGGCGTCGCTGACCTCCGGGAGCAGCACCTGGCAGACCACCGCGATCGGCGGGCGGGTCCGTGCGGTCACCCTGACCGACGGCCCGCACGGCATCCGGCGGCAGGACCCCGCGGCGGGCGACGCGCTCGGGCTGGGCCGCAGCCTTCCCGCCACGTGCTTCCCGCCGGCCGTCGCCCTCGGCTCGTCCTGGGATCCGGAACTGGCGCGGCGGGTGGGCGCGGCCCTGGCCAGGGAGGCGTCCGCGCTGGGTGCCGACGTCGTGCTGGGCCCCGGCGTGAACATCAAGCGCTCACCGCTGTGCGGCCGCAACTTCGAGTATTTCTCCGAGGACCCGCTGGTCAGCGGGGTGATGGGCGCGGCCGTGGTCACCGGGATCCAGTCGTCGGGGCTCGGGGCGTGCGTCAAGCACTTCGCGGTCAACAACCAGGAGACGGACCGGATGCGGGTGAGCGCCGACGTCGACGAGCAGACGTTGCGCGAGATCTACCTGCCCGCCTTCGAACGGATCGTGCGCGAGGCCGCGCCGTACGCCGTGATGTCGGCCTACAACAAGATCAACGGAGTCTACGCCAGTGAGAACCGCTGGCTGCTCACCGAGGTGCTGCGGGAGGAATGGGGCTTCGACGGCCTGGTGGTGTCCGACTGGGGCGCCGTCAACGACCGGGTCGCGGCCCTGGCCGCCGGCCTCGACCTGGAGATGCCGCCGACCGGCACCGACGAGCGGATCGTCGCGGCGGTCCGCGCCGGGCACCTGGAGGAGTCGGCGGTCACCGCGGCGGCCGAGCGTGTCATCCGGCTGGGGCACCGGGTCGAGGGCGCGCGGCGCTTCGACGGCTGGGACGTGGACGCCCATCACGAGCTGTGCCGTGAGGCCGCCCGGGCCGGGACCGTCCTGCTGAAGAACGACGGTGACCTGCTGCCGCTGGACCCGGCCGCCTCCCAGCGGATCGCCGTCATCGGCGAGTTCGCGCGCACCCCCCGATACCAGGGCCACGGCAGCTCGCACGTCGTGCCCACCCGCCTGGACACTCCCTGGGACGCGCTGCGCGCCGCCGCCGGCCCCGGCACCACGCTCTCCTTCGCCCCGGGCTTCACCCTGGACGGGGCACCGGACGCCGCCCTGGTGGCGGAGGCCGTGGCGGCCACGGCCCAGGCCGATACGGCGCTGGTGTTCCTCGGCCTGCCGGCGGCGGCCGAGTCCGAGGGCTTCGACCGGACCACGCTCGAACTTTCGGCCGACCAGATCGCCCTGCTGCGCGCGGTGTCGGCGGCCTGCTCCCGGGTCGCGGTGGTGCTGGCCAACGGCGGCGTCGTCACGGTGGCGCGGTGGCAGGACGCGGTGCCCGCGATCCTGGAGGGCTGGCTGCCCGGCCAGGCCGCCGGGTCCGCTCTGGCCGACCTGATCTTCGGGCTGCACAGCCCGGGCGGGCGGCTCACCGAGACCATCCCGCTCAGCCTCGCCGACACCCCCGCCCACCTGCACTTCCCCGGCCAGGACGGGCACGTGGTCTACGGCGAGGGCCGCTACGTCGGATACCGCCACTACGACACGCTCGACGTCCCCGTGGCCTACCCCTTCGGCCACGGCCTGAGCTACACCCGCTTCTCCTACACCGACCTCGACGTGACCTCGACCGGCGACAACGCCTGGACGGTGCGGGCCACCGTCACCAACACCGGCGGCAGGTTCGCCCACGAGGTGGTGCAGCTCTACGTGGCCTTCGCCGAGGAGACCCCCTCCCGGCCCAGGCACGAGCTGCGCGGGTTCGCCAGAGCCGGGCTGGAGCCCGGCGAGTCGCGCCGGATCTCCTTCGAGCTGACCGGCCGGGACGTCGCCCGCTGGTCGCCCTCCCGGCACGGCTGGCGGATCGACCCGGGGCGCTTCACCGTCGAGGTGGGGGCCTCCTCGCGCGACATCCGCCTGCGCGCCGAGGTGTCCACTCCCGGGGACGGGCTGGTCGACGAGCTCGGGCCGATGTCCACGCTGGGCGAGTGGCTGGACCACCCCGTCGGCGCCAGGGTGCTCGGCGAGCGGATCCAGCGGATGGCCGGCCTGTCCGCGCTGTCCGCCGGCGACTCGATGCTGCTCGCCCTGGCCCGCGGCGTCCCGCTGGCGAAGTTCGCCACCTTCGGCATCGGCGTCACCCCGGAGGTCGTCGCCGAGCTGGTCGCCGAGGCCCGCAGCGCGCCCCCGTCGAAGGCTCCCTGAGCACCCTGCGCGAGGGCGTGCGCGCCCCCGGACCGATGGAGCTGCTGAGGTCAGGCGGGCGGGGCGGGGGCGGACTGGTAGAGCTCGCCGCGGCCGGCGAGGGGGAGGGTGGGGACGCCGGCGGGGACGAAGGCGGCGGTGCCGGCGGTGAGGGTCAGGGCATGCTCGCCCCGGCCGGCGGTGATGGCGCCGGACACGCAGAGGAGGACGCGGGGACCGTCCGAGAC
Coding sequences:
- a CDS encoding TetR/AcrR family transcriptional regulator; protein product: MSDQTQAPAVRPSKGERTRARILDAAAELFSASGFHAVSLRDIATHAGLTHAGLLHHFPGKESLLIEVLSHRDREDAKVLFQADPGTSPEDFLGRVVSIVHRNMRTPGLVGLYAKISTEATDPAHPAHGYFVERYRVMRGQIGAAFAALAARTDPPAGYDPDLAAQMLLAVMDGLQTQWLLDPGAVDMHAAVVAFFARLDLDLSGAPPHSDHRSGPAPEPSPASIPNPGAAT
- a CDS encoding ArsR/SmtB family transcription factor; amino-acid sequence: MHTSLPDFDMPNEEQVHLAAESFRLLSDPTRIKILWALLQGESNVACLAELADAAPTAVSQHLAKLRLAGLVKGRREGTFVYYSAADEHVRRLLSEGLFHADHLDRAGHADGAGHAEARLDAPPSGRAAAHAHPAR
- a CDS encoding chromate resistance protein ChrB domain-containing protein, yielding MHDWAGGSAGAAVLQDPAGAVVAAGRDLAQAGAARRGPALAPADATPSDMRGARLSRHGPDCSFEAIPRRYELTDPVLWKLARIVHGTGLDDGRSDAPEAPGLDVVLRGLSMVCDDERGLEPTGPVFDGLYEYFRRALPQGREPA
- a CDS encoding MerR family transcriptional regulator yields the protein MADGLTIGQAATFVGVTIKTVRHYHRLGLVAEPERDGSGYRRYRSADLLRLVQVRTLAGAGVPLAEIGDLLGADPERFAAALDDVHRRLGERIEDLIARRDTLHRLAHGDRVLLPERACAVLDRLADLGFGPEYVATQREALVLARALIPAIFDSFLTQLEHSLDDPEFVELTKRGLDARSWDPDDPRIEKLASALADRLLANRAVLAVPAGFGNQSDAAARYGLVNHHRENQEPSIARLNALVEAELRAAGIDIPHQ
- a CDS encoding glycoside hydrolase family 3 C-terminal domain-containing protein, yielding MNLREPNDLTLVEKASLTSGSSTWQTTAIGGRVRAVTLTDGPHGIRRQDPAAGDALGLGRSLPATCFPPAVALGSSWDPELARRVGAALAREASALGADVVLGPGVNIKRSPLCGRNFEYFSEDPLVSGVMGAAVVTGIQSSGLGACVKHFAVNNQETDRMRVSADVDEQTLREIYLPAFERIVREAAPYAVMSAYNKINGVYASENRWLLTEVLREEWGFDGLVVSDWGAVNDRVAALAAGLDLEMPPTGTDERIVAAVRAGHLEESAVTAAAERVIRLGHRVEGARRFDGWDVDAHHELCREAARAGTVLLKNDGDLLPLDPAASQRIAVIGEFARTPRYQGHGSSHVVPTRLDTPWDALRAAAGPGTTLSFAPGFTLDGAPDAALVAEAVAATAQADTALVFLGLPAAAESEGFDRTTLELSADQIALLRAVSAACSRVAVVLANGGVVTVARWQDAVPAILEGWLPGQAAGSALADLIFGLHSPGGRLTETIPLSLADTPAHLHFPGQDGHVVYGEGRYVGYRHYDTLDVPVAYPFGHGLSYTRFSYTDLDVTSTGDNAWTVRATVTNTGGRFAHEVVQLYVAFAEETPSRPRHELRGFARAGLEPGESRRISFELTGRDVARWSPSRHGWRIDPGRFTVEVGASSRDIRLRAEVSTPGDGLVDELGPMSTLGEWLDHPVGARVLGERIQRMAGLSALSAGDSMLLALARGVPLAKFATFGIGVTPEVVAELVAEARSAPPSKAP
- a CDS encoding HEAT repeat domain-containing protein translates to MLIGDVARRSGVSARMLRHYESLGLVRPTGRTESGYREYSSEDIRRIFHVESLRSLGLSLRDVGRALDDPGFTPSELVDDLIRQTRERIAAETELLTRLRRIGAAEPADWEDVLQIVALLHALGSESAGKRQRAALSSLEEVPVPVEALVEAVLSETDPNVAGALRWALARSGDDGLALLAEGLGSPAAAVRKRAVQSIAEIPNGEATALLRDALTDPDIVVRRYAALALGARGVADAVPTLIDMVIEGTNDVDAADALSALASRPALADQIATRLVDHLPQGTVEPSARRRLTQALAGIPGTTASRALADLSHDEDRAVALTATYILGIRDAR
- the chrA gene encoding chromate efflux transporter — protein: MSTETHHDVIAFRQAVRVWFLISLQTFGGPAGQIAVMQRTLVEDRRWIGQQRFNHALNYCMLLPGPEAQQLAIYVGWLLNGTRGGLVAGILFVLPGLLALLALSAVYILWQDTAVVTALFAGIAPAVLAIVAQAVIRVAKRSLTHPIFVAVAVAAFAALALLGVPFPIVIAAAALVGWSVHKLAPHALAAGNGHSGDGGPAPLIPDDALHHAQPSLRSAAKILAVGLAAWWLPVAAVAALTGTDSVFTTQGLFFSGTALITFGGAYAVLAFVAQRAVETYAWLSPGEMVRGLALAETTPGPLIMVVQFVAFLGAYRDPGILPPWAAALLGALLTTWVTFVPCFLFIFLGAPYVERLRHNAAISAALTGITAAVVGVIANLAVYFAEHTLFAATRTWSWGPFIIQLPDLPTISPIASAITLAALVMTFALKWPVLRVLGVCALLGLGTVLLGGRH
- a CDS encoding serine hydrolase domain-containing protein is translated as MMGKSSSGFSEAGLRRLREVLARHVESGKIPGLVALVGRGGQTHVEALGTMRHDGGAPMRRDTIFRMASTSKPVTMAAAMVLLDECRLRLDDPVDPWLPELADRQVLKRPDGPLDDTVPARRPIIVRDLLTSTFGLGVDFALLDSPIRAATFERTDYSVASGPAPDPDEWMRRLGELPLSYQPGERWQYDLSNEVVGVLVARVTGRPLETFLRERVLDPLGMRDTAFHVPAGKIDRLPPLYGPDPQSGEFHVWDEAAGGRVSRPPAFQGGGGGLVSTVDDYHAYFRMLLNGGTHGGERILSRPAVELMTTNRLTPGQQAARDAMYRNIAHITVGQGQHGGWGFGMAVRTHRGDYAPIGQFGWDGGSGTSAYADPDNQLTGILLTQVGMSTLDSPRLIHDFWATLYQAIDD
- a CDS encoding heavy metal translocating P-type ATPase codes for the protein MTTDLTTFDAAARPAPPPRPLHWWRSGAGSLPEMRWALAATALFATGGLAQLAGAPAWLWWVLYLTCYAAGGWEPGLAGLKALREKTLDVDLLMVVAAIGAAAIGQVFDGALLIVIFATSGALEAVATRRTEDSVRGLLDLAPDQAARLTAAGEEEIVAAADLRVGDVIVVRPGERIGADGRVVAGAGDVDQASITGESLPADKQSGDEVFAGTLNGTGALRVQVTRPAGETVIARIVAMVEQAGATKARTQLFIEKVEQRYSIVMVAATLALFTLPLLWGTSVEDSLLRAMTFMIVASPCAVVLATMPPLLAAIATAGRNGVLVKSAVVMEQLADVDRVAFDKTGTLTEGRPHLAQLRVLSKVGLGGEPGSEPDAEPDVTAGTGAGQEADRLLALAAAAEQGSEHPLGRAIVADARRRGLPLPAATGFAALPGRGVRALVAGRLVELGSPARLLEQTGTAETEQDLKRARAVAAQLEDDGLSAVVMLLDGRSVAVFGLADRIRAGAPAALAQLTSLTGTAPVLLTGDNPRAAARIAGQAGITEVRAGLLPQDKASAVHELQRHGTRLALVGDGVNDAPALAGAHAGIAMGGSGADLTLQAADAVVTRDDLAAIPAVLALARRARRLVVANLVIAATFIAVLVAWDLLGELPLPLGVAGHEGSTVIVGLNGLRLLRDAAWKRAAAIPDGRR